One genomic window of Cystobacter ferrugineus includes the following:
- a CDS encoding DUF885 domain-containing protein, with protein sequence MDSRRITGLVLFLMASTALARPQASKPEWVARSDANAQVLLELLARFDPEDASALGVAGRDEQVMDLGPGVAERKRAAMAQAKTTLEQRLAAEKDPNVRQDLRILVDAVEEGIQDSTLHERYLLHWVDAPQVMFLGLRELLQEDVPPERRAHALPRLRRYVGLEPGSTPLTHLARARFEEGLSQPGRLGPVKPALEQAMREAPTYVKGIRELFAEYKLEGAEPALAALEKQVEEDARWRREVVLPRAREDVRLPPELYAFNLRQMGIDLPPEQLVRRAQVAFVELRAQMAALAPLVAKARRLPATDTMGVLRALKKEQLSREKLEGHYREVLGELEKSIKKHRVVELPSRPVVMRMASEAESAAHPAPYMHLPDFVGGSGRPGQFVLSLGSPKAGGQDGPSDDFSFGAAAWSLSAHEGRPGHELQFAAMMERGVSLARSLFAFNSVNVEGWALYAEAEMLPYEPLDGQFIALQFRLLRAARAMLDPMLNLGQISPEEALRILTEQVGLSVPMARQEIDRYTSRSPGQAGSYFYGYTRLLELRAETEIALGTKFDRQAFNTFLVNQGLLPPELLARAVREEFVPSVLAARAPAK encoded by the coding sequence ATGGATTCACGGAGAATCACGGGACTGGTGCTGTTCCTCATGGCCTCCACGGCCCTGGCACGGCCCCAGGCGAGCAAGCCCGAGTGGGTGGCGCGCAGTGACGCCAATGCCCAGGTGCTGCTGGAGCTCCTCGCGCGCTTCGACCCCGAGGACGCCTCGGCGCTCGGCGTTGCCGGGCGGGACGAGCAGGTGATGGACCTGGGCCCAGGAGTAGCCGAGCGCAAGCGCGCCGCCATGGCCCAGGCGAAGACCACCCTGGAGCAGCGGCTCGCGGCGGAGAAGGATCCGAACGTCCGCCAGGATCTGCGCATCCTCGTGGACGCCGTGGAGGAGGGAATCCAGGACTCCACGCTCCACGAGCGCTACCTGCTGCACTGGGTGGACGCTCCCCAGGTGATGTTCCTCGGACTGCGAGAGCTGCTCCAGGAGGACGTTCCCCCCGAGCGCCGCGCCCATGCCCTGCCCCGCTTGCGGCGCTACGTGGGGCTGGAACCGGGCAGCACCCCGTTGACGCACCTGGCCCGGGCGCGCTTCGAGGAGGGGCTCTCCCAGCCCGGCCGGCTCGGCCCGGTGAAGCCCGCGCTGGAGCAGGCGATGCGCGAGGCGCCCACCTACGTGAAGGGCATCCGGGAGCTGTTCGCGGAGTACAAGCTCGAGGGCGCCGAGCCCGCGCTGGCGGCGCTCGAGAAGCAGGTGGAGGAGGACGCGCGCTGGCGGCGCGAGGTGGTGCTGCCCCGGGCGCGCGAGGACGTCCGCCTGCCGCCCGAGTTGTATGCCTTCAATCTGAGGCAGATGGGCATCGACCTGCCACCCGAGCAACTGGTGCGCCGCGCGCAAGTGGCGTTCGTGGAGCTGCGCGCGCAGATGGCGGCCCTGGCACCGCTCGTGGCGAAGGCCCGGCGACTGCCGGCCACGGATACGATGGGTGTGCTGCGCGCGTTGAAGAAGGAGCAGTTGAGCCGGGAGAAGCTCGAAGGGCATTACCGCGAGGTGCTGGGCGAGTTGGAGAAGTCGATCAAGAAACACCGGGTGGTGGAGCTGCCCTCGCGTCCGGTGGTGATGCGAATGGCCTCGGAGGCCGAGAGCGCCGCGCATCCCGCGCCCTACATGCATCTGCCCGATTTCGTGGGCGGGAGCGGGAGGCCGGGCCAGTTCGTGCTGTCGCTGGGCAGTCCGAAGGCAGGCGGCCAGGATGGGCCCTCCGATGACTTCTCCTTCGGGGCGGCGGCCTGGAGCCTCTCCGCCCACGAGGGCCGCCCGGGGCATGAGCTCCAGTTCGCCGCCATGATGGAGCGGGGCGTGTCGCTCGCGCGGAGCCTGTTCGCCTTCAACTCCGTCAATGTCGAGGGCTGGGCGCTCTACGCCGAGGCGGAGATGCTCCCCTACGAGCCCCTCGACGGCCAGTTCATCGCCCTGCAGTTCCGCCTGTTGCGCGCGGCCCGCGCCATGCTCGACCCCATGCTCAACCTGGGACAGATTTCACCCGAGGAAGCCCTGCGCATCCTCACCGAGCAGGTGGGACTGTCCGTGCCCATGGCCCGGCAGGAGATTGACCGATACACGTCCCGCTCTCCGGGACAGGCGGGCAGCTATTTCTACGGATACACGCGGCTGCTGGAGCTACGCGCCGAGACCGAGATCGCGCTCGGGACGAAGTTCGACCGCCAGGCCTTCAACACCTTCCTCGTCAACCAGGGGCTGCTGCCGCCGGAGCTGCTGGCCCGGGCCGTGCGCGAGGAGTTCGTGCCCTCGGTGCTGGCGGCGCGCGCTCCAGCGAAATGA
- a CDS encoding AMP-binding protein: MPAPSYVHGIGTTPLLGETIGQNLRRTVERWGDREALVVLSQGYRATWREFWEQTTRVARGLLALGVRKGDRVGLWSPNRFEWVVTQYAVARVGAILVNLNPAYKTAELEYALNQSGTEVLLFARGFRQTNYRQILDEVRPRCPALRLALMLESDWEALGAGGEDVSEATLAEREASLQFDDPINIQYTSGTTGFPKGATLSHHSVLNNGFFVGEALRLGPEDRVCVPVPFYHCFGMVMGNLACSSHGSTLVIPGEAFEPLAVMRAVGAERCTALYGVPTMFIAELDHPRFGEFDFSTLRTGIMAGSPCPIEVMKQVQSRMNMREVTICYGMTETSPVSTQSAVDDPLDKRVTTVGRVHPHVEVKVIDPATGAVVPRGSPGELCTRGYSVMLGYWNNPEATRQAIDEAGWMHTGDLATLDEEGYVKIVGRIKDLIIRGGENVYPREVEEFLHTHPVISEAQVIGVPSEKYGEEVMAWVKLKPGTTVTHEELTRYCTGRISTFKIPRYWKIVEEFPMTVTGKVQKFRMREVSVVELGLEAVASIRTA, from the coding sequence ATGCCCGCTCCTTCCTATGTCCACGGTATCGGCACGACTCCGTTGCTCGGCGAGACCATCGGCCAGAACCTGCGCCGCACCGTCGAGCGCTGGGGTGATCGCGAGGCGCTCGTCGTCCTTTCCCAGGGCTACCGGGCCACGTGGCGCGAGTTCTGGGAGCAGACCACCCGGGTGGCGCGGGGCCTGCTCGCGCTCGGGGTGCGCAAGGGAGACCGGGTGGGGCTCTGGTCCCCCAACCGCTTCGAGTGGGTGGTGACCCAGTACGCGGTGGCGCGCGTGGGCGCCATCCTCGTGAACCTCAACCCGGCGTACAAGACGGCGGAGCTGGAGTACGCGCTCAACCAGTCCGGCACCGAGGTGCTGTTGTTCGCCCGGGGGTTCCGCCAGACCAACTACCGGCAGATCCTGGACGAGGTGCGGCCCCGTTGCCCGGCGCTGCGCCTCGCGCTGATGCTGGAGAGCGACTGGGAGGCCCTGGGCGCGGGTGGCGAGGACGTGAGCGAGGCCACGCTCGCCGAGCGCGAGGCCTCGCTCCAGTTCGACGATCCCATCAACATCCAATACACGTCCGGCACCACGGGGTTCCCCAAGGGGGCCACGCTCAGCCACCACAGCGTGCTCAACAATGGCTTCTTCGTGGGCGAGGCGCTGCGGCTCGGTCCCGAGGACCGGGTGTGTGTGCCCGTGCCCTTCTACCACTGCTTCGGCATGGTGATGGGCAACCTGGCCTGCTCGTCCCACGGCTCGACGCTGGTGATTCCGGGCGAGGCGTTCGAGCCGCTCGCGGTGATGCGGGCGGTGGGGGCCGAGCGCTGCACGGCGCTCTACGGTGTGCCCACCATGTTCATCGCCGAGCTGGACCATCCACGCTTCGGCGAGTTCGACTTCTCCACGCTGCGCACCGGCATCATGGCCGGCTCGCCGTGCCCCATCGAGGTGATGAAGCAGGTGCAGTCGCGCATGAACATGCGCGAGGTCACCATCTGCTACGGCATGACGGAGACCTCGCCCGTGTCCACGCAGAGCGCGGTGGATGATCCGCTCGACAAGCGCGTCACCACGGTGGGCCGGGTGCACCCGCATGTGGAGGTGAAGGTCATCGATCCGGCGACGGGCGCGGTGGTGCCGCGCGGCTCGCCTGGGGAGCTGTGCACGCGGGGCTACAGCGTGATGCTCGGCTACTGGAACAACCCCGAGGCCACCCGCCAGGCCATCGACGAGGCCGGCTGGATGCACACGGGCGACCTGGCCACCCTGGACGAGGAGGGCTACGTGAAGATCGTCGGCCGCATCAAGGATCTCATCATCCGCGGCGGTGAGAACGTCTACCCTCGCGAGGTGGAGGAGTTCCTCCATACCCATCCGGTCATCAGTGAGGCCCAGGTCATCGGCGTGCCCAGCGAGAAGTACGGCGAGGAGGTCATGGCCTGGGTGAAGCTCAAGCCGGGGACCACCGTCACCCACGAGGAACTCACCCGCTACTGCACGGGCCGCATCTCCACCTTCAAGATTCCCCGCTACTGGAAGATCGTGGAGGAGTTCCCGATGACCGTGACGGGAAAGGTGCAGAAATTCCGGATGCGAGAAGTTTCGGTGGTGGAGTTGGGGCTGGAGGCGGTCGCTTCCATCCGCACGGCGTGA
- a CDS encoding DUF2378 family protein: MEQLLALAHPTDTCRGMFFNGLLDTARSLGGEPLRARCLATVGERKFVDFFSYPITDFLRAIFLVAEELGPAHGGTEAVLHLLGRRATMIFAQSTVGKTLLALAGQDPGRVLAAIPNGCRASLSYGERSVEMLGEGHARFLARGDLLPLQYNEGMIAAAIELSSARDVRVRGERRGVLDVDYEVRWS; encoded by the coding sequence ATGGAGCAACTCCTGGCGTTGGCCCATCCCACGGACACCTGCCGGGGCATGTTCTTCAACGGCCTGCTGGATACCGCGCGCTCCCTGGGCGGCGAGCCGCTGCGGGCCAGATGCCTCGCGACCGTGGGTGAGCGCAAGTTCGTGGACTTCTTCAGCTACCCCATCACGGACTTCCTACGGGCCATCTTCCTCGTCGCGGAAGAGCTTGGCCCGGCGCATGGGGGCACCGAGGCCGTCCTGCACCTGCTCGGGCGGCGCGCGACGATGATCTTCGCCCAGTCCACCGTGGGCAAGACGTTGCTCGCTCTCGCCGGCCAGGACCCCGGGCGGGTGCTCGCCGCCATTCCCAATGGGTGCCGGGCCTCGCTGAGCTACGGCGAGCGCTCGGTGGAAATGCTGGGAGAGGGGCACGCCCGGTTCCTGGCGCGCGGAGACCTGTTACCCCTGCAATACAACGAGGGAATGATCGCCGCCGCGATCGAACTCTCCTCGGCGCGCGACGTCCGGGTGCGGGGCGAGCGCCGGGGCGTGCTCGACGTCGATTATGAGGTGCGCTGGTCGTGA
- a CDS encoding phospholipase C translates to MAALDQIQRIVLLMLENRSFDHLLGHLSLENLHSDVDGLREPDVNPRYANVFENRVHRPFLIEDEAAVIRDPPHERELVARQMARSASGRFRMSGFVDAYVTYTQHRAQHSPPMGYFDSRGAWMSSFLAREYCVCDRWFTPLPADTQPNRCMAFTGDTLIDRTESRLLPHRDHVFDWLDRHHVRWRVYYDGPPFFLLFGRFTELLGSKYHPFDSLARDLRQEPPESAPQVLFIEPRYYDIAWTDEPANCNHPLALVSQGELLLHRLYTALTRDPEQWERTLLIITYDEHGGFFDHVPPLPIEQPIAAGAHYTRPFTTTGPRVPGLIVSPWVRPGRAFHGALDHTSLLQLFAEKFGAGPEDYSASVNHRRAQGIRSVAEALSDVPTLRAFPTVVPHASAPQPSMRRPPRSANERAFQKAALELKRREDPLAAEAKYPELATVPPET, encoded by the coding sequence ATGGCCGCGCTCGACCAAATCCAGAGAATCGTCCTGCTGATGCTGGAAAACCGGTCGTTCGACCATCTGCTCGGGCATCTGTCGCTGGAGAACCTCCATTCGGACGTGGACGGACTGCGCGAGCCGGACGTCAATCCGCGCTACGCCAACGTCTTCGAGAACCGCGTCCACCGCCCCTTCCTCATCGAGGACGAGGCGGCGGTCATCCGGGATCCGCCCCATGAACGGGAGCTGGTGGCCCGGCAGATGGCCCGGAGCGCGAGCGGCAGGTTCCGCATGTCGGGCTTCGTCGACGCCTACGTCACCTATACGCAGCACCGGGCCCAGCACTCGCCGCCCATGGGCTACTTCGACTCGCGAGGGGCCTGGATGTCCTCCTTCCTCGCCCGCGAGTACTGCGTCTGCGACCGCTGGTTCACCCCCCTGCCGGCGGACACCCAGCCCAACCGCTGCATGGCCTTCACGGGGGACACCCTCATCGATCGCACCGAGTCCCGTCTGCTGCCCCACCGGGACCATGTCTTCGACTGGTTGGACCGCCACCACGTGCGCTGGCGCGTCTACTACGACGGCCCGCCCTTCTTCCTGCTGTTCGGACGCTTCACGGAGCTGCTGGGCTCGAAGTACCACCCCTTCGACTCACTCGCGCGCGACCTGCGCCAGGAGCCCCCGGAGTCCGCTCCCCAGGTCCTCTTCATCGAGCCGCGCTACTACGACATCGCCTGGACGGACGAGCCCGCCAACTGCAACCACCCGCTCGCGCTCGTCAGCCAGGGCGAGCTGCTCCTGCACCGGCTGTACACGGCGCTCACGCGCGATCCCGAGCAGTGGGAGCGCACGCTGCTCATCATCACCTACGACGAGCACGGCGGCTTCTTCGATCACGTGCCGCCCCTGCCCATCGAGCAGCCCATCGCCGCGGGGGCGCACTACACCCGGCCCTTCACCACCACGGGCCCCCGCGTCCCCGGGCTGATCGTCTCGCCCTGGGTCCGGCCAGGCCGGGCCTTCCACGGCGCGCTCGATCACACCTCGCTCCTGCAATTGTTCGCCGAGAAGTTCGGCGCGGGGCCCGAGGACTACTCGGCCTCGGTCAACCACCGCCGCGCCCAGGGCATCCGCAGCGTGGCCGAGGCCCTGTCGGATGTCCCCACCCTCCGGGCCTTCCCCACCGTGGTGCCACACGCGAGCGCGCCCCAACCCTCGATGCGACGGCCCCCCCGCTCCGCCAACGAGCGCGCCTTCCAGAAGGCCGCCCTCGAACTCAAGCGGCGCGAGGACCCGCTCGCCGCCGAGGCGAAGTACCCCGAGCTGGCGACGGTCCCCCCGGAGACGTGA
- a CDS encoding YqaA family protein, whose protein sequence is MPDASTLAEWGLPGLFLVAVVAGSVFPAPSEAVLAALIYGGVRPGWAVTVATVGNVLGALTVYALGRWGAHGEGGGVVGRWLQRRSAREGPRLLRARERLATWGAPLLLLAWLPIVGDVFVLAAGLVGVRPGPFVAFVSLGKGLRYLGVALSVLAARHTGISQ, encoded by the coding sequence ATGCCGGATGCGTCCACGCTCGCCGAATGGGGATTGCCGGGGCTGTTCCTCGTGGCGGTGGTGGCCGGCTCGGTGTTTCCCGCTCCGTCCGAGGCGGTGCTGGCCGCCCTCATTTATGGAGGAGTGCGCCCGGGGTGGGCCGTGACGGTGGCCACTGTCGGCAACGTGCTCGGCGCGCTCACCGTCTATGCGCTGGGCCGCTGGGGCGCACACGGCGAGGGTGGGGGCGTGGTGGGGCGATGGCTCCAGCGCCGGAGCGCCCGGGAGGGTCCCCGCCTGCTCCGGGCCCGGGAGCGCCTGGCTACCTGGGGGGCGCCTTTGCTCCTGCTCGCCTGGCTGCCCATCGTGGGAGACGTGTTCGTGCTCGCCGCGGGCCTCGTGGGCGTGCGTCCCGGGCCCTTTGTCGCCTTCGTTTCACTGGGAAAGGGTCTGCGCTACCTCGGAGTCGCACTCTCTGTTCTCGCGGCGCGTCACACTGGAATTTCACAATGA
- a CDS encoding endonuclease/exonuclease/phosphatase family protein: protein MPLRSSPPTPARAGRWLLCSLLSLSLAACGQGSSSQAKEPQGLSSQGAVLGEARIRLMAANITSGNNQSYDPGHGIRIFQGTKPDVVMIQEFKYGANSDADIRAFVDTAFGSNFHYYREPQSGGIPNGVISRYPILAAGEWEDSSAPDRDFAWARIDIPGPKDLWVVSVHLLTASSGTRNTEANQLVNYIQQHVPAGDFLAIAGDYNTDSRNESCFPTFSAVVSTSGPHPVAQDNKEGTNASRAKPYDHVLVSNNLRAYQTPTVIGASSFSAGLVVDTRVYSPIEEIAPAQSGDSGVTGMQHMAVIKDFLVPSDDPTTPVPTGRVTVVVPNGGESWSAGSTRSIAWTASESTHVKLEYTTDGSTWNVIADSIPAAEGGYTWQVPASATTKARVRVSDASEAAVADTSDADFAITSTPPQDTRAPITQETEANNSVATASGRVGADKNVSGTLSSGTDVDWFAFNVTTAGSVKVKLSMSGAQDLDWYVYSASDLFFSAASSATMSNPEVGTFSASAPGIYYVKVVGYAGATGAYTLNVSGAGVQP from the coding sequence ATGCCACTGCGCTCCTCCCCTCCGACGCCCGCCCGTGCGGGCCGCTGGTTGCTCTGTTCCCTGCTGTCTTTGTCACTCGCCGCGTGTGGGCAGGGAAGCTCCTCGCAGGCGAAGGAGCCTCAGGGGCTGTCCTCCCAGGGCGCGGTGCTGGGGGAGGCGCGGATCCGGTTGATGGCCGCCAACATCACGAGCGGCAACAACCAGAGCTATGACCCGGGCCACGGCATCCGCATCTTCCAGGGCACCAAACCCGACGTGGTGATGATCCAGGAGTTCAAGTACGGCGCCAACTCCGACGCCGACATCCGCGCCTTCGTCGACACCGCCTTTGGCTCGAACTTCCACTACTACCGGGAGCCGCAGTCGGGAGGCATCCCCAATGGTGTCATCAGCCGCTATCCCATCCTCGCCGCGGGCGAGTGGGAGGATTCGAGCGCACCCGACCGGGACTTCGCGTGGGCGCGCATCGACATCCCCGGGCCGAAGGATCTCTGGGTGGTGAGCGTGCACCTGCTCACCGCGAGCAGCGGCACGCGCAACACGGAGGCGAACCAGCTCGTCAACTACATCCAGCAGCACGTGCCGGCGGGGGACTTCCTCGCCATCGCCGGTGACTACAACACCGACAGCCGGAACGAGTCGTGCTTCCCCACCTTCTCCGCCGTGGTATCGACGAGTGGTCCCCACCCGGTGGCCCAGGACAACAAGGAGGGCACCAATGCCAGCCGCGCCAAGCCGTATGACCACGTGCTGGTGAGCAACAACCTGCGCGCCTACCAGACGCCCACCGTCATCGGCGCCAGCTCCTTCAGCGCGGGGCTCGTCGTGGACACGCGTGTGTACTCGCCCATCGAGGAGATCGCTCCCGCGCAGAGCGGCGACAGCGGCGTCACCGGCATGCAGCACATGGCCGTCATCAAGGACTTCCTCGTGCCGTCGGATGACCCCACGACCCCGGTTCCCACGGGCCGCGTGACGGTGGTGGTTCCCAACGGAGGCGAGAGCTGGAGCGCGGGCAGCACCCGCTCCATCGCCTGGACGGCGAGCGAGAGCACCCACGTGAAGCTCGAGTACACGACGGATGGGAGCACCTGGAACGTCATCGCCGACAGCATCCCCGCCGCCGAGGGGGGTTACACCTGGCAGGTGCCGGCGTCGGCGACCACGAAGGCGCGCGTGCGCGTGAGCGATGCCTCCGAGGCGGCCGTCGCCGACACGAGCGACGCCGACTTCGCGATCACCAGCACTCCGCCCCAGGACACACGCGCCCCCATCACCCAGGAGACCGAGGCCAACAACTCCGTGGCGACCGCCAGCGGCCGGGTGGGGGCGGACAAGAACGTGAGCGGCACCTTGTCCAGCGGCACGGACGTGGACTGGTTCGCCTTCAACGTGACCACGGCGGGCAGCGTCAAGGTGAAGCTGAGCATGTCCGGTGCGCAGGACCTGGACTGGTACGTGTACTCCGCGTCCGATCTGTTCTTCTCCGCGGCCTCCAGCGCCACCATGAGCAATCCCGAGGTGGGGACCTTCTCCGCCAGCGCCCCGGGCATCTATTACGTGAAGGTGGTGGGCTACGCGGGCGCGACGGGCGCCTACACGCTCAACGTGAGCGGCGCGGGCGTGCAGCCGTAG
- a CDS encoding AI-2E family transporter, with product MATEQGARRVFIGLILLSIALVGFVARPFFEAFFLAAVLAGAFNGLQNWLTRHFRGRRGLAAGVIVVGIIVALLSPVAALTAFIVSEVIKGVNFITGVINQRGLEGLLTYVPESLRGPAARMLDRFQTESASLWQVVQDHVSAQGAAAAQTVGGVVMATGSVALQVTMMLIALYFLLVDGEKLVAWVESVSPLRRGQTTELLTEFRRVTHSVLTSTLATAGVQALAALLGYLIARVPVPVFFAAVTFLFALIPAIGGAAVCIVAALLLLATGHPGMAIFLAAWGIVVVGLSDNIVKPLLAKRGMNMHGALVFFSLLGGLAAFGAIGLLLGPLILAFFLTVVRIYERDYGRPHERPGAPPTPPTSNAPTLAEGEEWEASEAHYHHVEDTRPH from the coding sequence ATGGCCACCGAACAAGGAGCCCGCCGCGTCTTCATCGGGCTCATCCTGCTGTCCATCGCCCTGGTGGGGTTCGTCGCGCGCCCCTTCTTCGAAGCGTTCTTCCTGGCCGCGGTGCTGGCGGGTGCCTTCAATGGCCTGCAGAACTGGCTGACGCGGCACTTCCGGGGCCGGCGGGGGCTCGCCGCGGGCGTCATCGTGGTGGGCATCATCGTGGCGCTGCTCTCGCCCGTCGCCGCCCTCACCGCCTTCATCGTCTCCGAGGTCATCAAGGGGGTGAATTTCATCACCGGGGTGATCAACCAACGGGGCCTGGAGGGACTGCTGACGTATGTGCCCGAGTCCCTGCGGGGACCCGCCGCGCGCATGCTCGACCGCTTCCAGACGGAGAGCGCCAGCCTGTGGCAGGTCGTCCAGGATCACGTGTCGGCCCAGGGCGCCGCGGCGGCCCAGACGGTGGGCGGGGTGGTGATGGCCACCGGAAGCGTGGCGCTCCAGGTGACGATGATGCTCATCGCGCTCTACTTCCTGCTCGTGGATGGCGAGAAGCTCGTCGCGTGGGTGGAGAGCGTGTCGCCGCTGCGGCGCGGGCAGACGACGGAGCTGCTCACCGAGTTCCGCCGCGTCACCCACTCGGTGCTCACGTCCACCCTGGCCACCGCGGGGGTGCAAGCGTTGGCGGCGCTGTTGGGCTACCTCATCGCCCGCGTGCCGGTGCCCGTCTTCTTCGCGGCGGTGACGTTCCTCTTCGCCCTCATTCCAGCCATCGGCGGCGCCGCGGTGTGCATCGTCGCCGCCCTGCTGCTGCTCGCCACGGGCCATCCCGGCATGGCCATCTTCCTGGCCGCCTGGGGCATCGTCGTGGTGGGCCTGTCCGACAACATCGTCAAGCCGCTGCTGGCCAAGCGCGGCATGAACATGCACGGCGCCCTGGTCTTCTTCTCGCTGCTCGGAGGACTCGCCGCCTTCGGCGCCATCGGCCTGTTGCTCGGGCCGCTCATCCTGGCCTTCTTCCTCACCGTGGTGCGCATCTACGAGCGCGACTACGGCCGGCCGCATGAGCGTCCCGGAGCGCCCCCCACCCCCCCCACGAGCAACGCCCCCACCCTGGCCGAGGGCGAGGAGTGGGAGGCCTCCGAGGCCCACTACCACCACGTGGAGGACACGCGCCCCCACTGA
- the xdhA gene encoding xanthine dehydrogenase small subunit: MERLRFFLNDRPIEETGIAPTTTLLRYLRDRVHLTGTKEGCAEGDCGACSVAVLEQDGQGAPTLRAVNACLLLLPMVQGKRVYTVEALREGGKYHVVQETLARTLGSQCGYCTPGIAMSMLEACHRRDLDEPWKLDAQMCGNLCRCTGYRPIREAAREVAGLRPGDRFARALAETQPEPMALAYEAGAQRFFTPDSLEALWVVLDEHPTARFVVGGTDLSLEVTKRYAEPPLLVSLEAVPELRVLEPRGGGHRLGATVRLTDVEDYARAVSPPLERMLRYFGSRQIKNRATVGGNLCTASPIGDLAPVLLALGAEVVLRSRAGERRLPLEDFFVGYRRTALAAGEVLAFVDVPAQPEGARSLAYKVSKRREADISSVSAGFRAVVDGEGKVAEARLAYGGMAATPARARRTEAALVGQPWTEASVEQALPRLREDFQPLSDHRGSAWYRAQLAENLLRGFFHETLSTPMPRLAERHSATVQVR; encoded by the coding sequence ATGGAACGCCTGCGCTTCTTCTTGAACGACCGCCCCATCGAGGAGACGGGGATCGCGCCCACCACCACGCTGTTGCGCTACTTGCGCGACCGGGTGCACCTCACGGGCACCAAGGAGGGCTGCGCCGAGGGGGATTGTGGTGCCTGCTCGGTCGCCGTCCTGGAGCAGGATGGGCAGGGGGCGCCCACCCTGCGCGCGGTGAACGCGTGCCTGCTGCTGCTTCCCATGGTGCAGGGCAAGCGCGTCTACACGGTGGAAGCCCTGCGCGAGGGCGGCAAGTACCACGTCGTCCAGGAGACGCTGGCGCGCACGCTGGGCTCCCAGTGCGGCTACTGCACGCCGGGCATCGCCATGTCGATGCTGGAGGCCTGTCACCGCCGCGACCTGGACGAGCCCTGGAAGCTGGACGCGCAGATGTGTGGCAACCTCTGCCGCTGCACCGGCTACCGGCCCATTCGGGAGGCCGCGCGCGAGGTGGCCGGCCTGCGCCCCGGGGATCGCTTCGCCCGGGCGCTCGCCGAGACGCAGCCCGAGCCCATGGCGCTGGCGTACGAGGCCGGTGCCCAGCGCTTCTTCACCCCGGACTCGCTGGAGGCGCTCTGGGTCGTGCTGGACGAGCACCCCACGGCGCGCTTCGTGGTGGGGGGGACGGACCTGTCGCTGGAGGTGACCAAGCGCTACGCCGAGCCGCCGCTATTGGTGTCGCTGGAGGCCGTGCCCGAGCTGCGCGTGCTGGAGCCGCGCGGCGGGGGGCACCGGCTGGGCGCCACGGTGCGGCTGACGGACGTGGAGGACTACGCGCGCGCGGTGAGCCCGCCCCTGGAGCGCATGCTGCGCTACTTCGGCTCGCGGCAGATCAAGAACCGCGCGACGGTGGGCGGCAACCTGTGCACCGCCTCGCCCATTGGGGACCTGGCGCCGGTGCTGCTCGCGCTCGGGGCCGAGGTGGTGTTGCGCTCGCGCGCGGGGGAGCGGCGGTTGCCTCTGGAGGACTTCTTCGTCGGCTACCGGCGCACGGCGCTCGCGGCGGGCGAGGTGCTCGCGTTCGTGGACGTGCCGGCGCAGCCCGAGGGCGCGCGCTCCCTGGCCTACAAGGTGTCCAAGCGGCGCGAGGCGGACATCAGCAGCGTGTCCGCGGGCTTCCGGGCGGTGGTGGACGGGGAGGGCAAGGTGGCCGAGGCACGGCTGGCCTATGGCGGCATGGCGGCCACGCCCGCGCGAGCCCGGCGCACCGAGGCCGCGCTGGTGGGTCAGCCCTGGACGGAGGCCAGCGTGGAGCAGGCGCTGCCCCGGCTGCGGGAGGACTTCCAGCCGCTGTCGGATCATCGCGGCTCGGCGTGGTATCGCGCGCAGCTCGCCGAGAATCTCCTGCGCGGCTTCTTCCATGAAACGCTCTCCACGCCGATGCCCCGGCTCGCGGAGCGTCACTCGGCCACGGTGCAGGTGAGGTGA